The genomic segment CCGCAACCGGTGTTCAGCAATCAAGGCACGGACTTTCACCTCGACGCTGCGGCGATAAACGGCCGCTAAGGGGTGATGATATTTTCCGTCGCGGGGAATCGCGATGTCATGGTATTTCAAACGCCCAATGATTTCGACGACGAATTCCGGTTTGAGCAACGGAGCATCACAGGCGGCAGCATAGGCCGCCTCGATCGATGCGGGCAACGCACGCAAACCGGCAGCCAATCCCCCCAACGGACCGAGCGCCGGCTGTTCATCGCGGGCAATGATCACCTCCGCAGGCAATTCAGGAAGCTCCTGCCCCTGAGCCGCAACAACGACAACCGGCGAGACAACCGTCGACAGCACGCGCACGACACGTTGTAACAACACCTCCGGCCCAAAGGGCAACCACGCCTTGGATTGCCCCATTCGGCGGCTTTCGCCCCCACAGAGAACGATTCCAGCAACATTTTCGGTCGTTTCAGCTTCCACGCGTTCTCTTTTCACTTTCGGCAACGACAGCTGGCGGTTACCCTGACACGGGCGGTCACTCCGCCTGCGCTCATTTCAGCAGTCTATCCCGTATTCTTTCAAATAGCATTATGGCCGGTCGGTGATGTCGAAGAAACCCTGGTACAGCGATGGTTTACGATTCGAGTGCACAGGCTGCGGCAATTGCTGCACAGGAGCCCCGGGGGTGGTTTGGGTTTCCGACGAGGAGTTGCACCAAATCGCCGAATTCCTCGACGAGCCGGTCGGTGGGGTTAAGATCGAACACACAAAGCTCTTCGCAGGTCGCCGCACGCTCAAAGATTTTGCCAACGGAGACTGCACGTTTTTCGATCCGGAAAAACGGGGCTGCACAATCTATCCGGTCCGTCCCATCCAATGTCGCACCTGGCCCTTCTGGGAATCGAATCTCGAAAGCGAAGCGGAGTGGGAAGATTTGAAGCGAGAATGTCCCGGCGCTGGGCAAGGGAATTTCTTCAGCCTAGAGCAGATCGAAGCGGAAGCGGCGAAGATTCAGATCTGAATCCACCGGTCGCGCACAGCCGATATCTTTTTAAATCAAGAGGTTGTGTCACGCTACTGCAACGACGATCGAGCCAATGTCGGGCTCAGCCGGCAGGAAAAATGGCGAACTTCTGCCAATTTTATCGGTTTTGTTGATTATGCGTCCACCCCCTGACCGATGATCAAGACAAGGGTGCGTCAATCCTCTCTCAGCGATCCTGGGAGTTTGGTTGACGAACCGTGAAATACGAAGCGAATGACAGGCAACGCGGACCAGAAGAATCACCGTAACCAACTACTGAATAACGAGTTAATCACAACACGCTATTCACGAACGTCGTCGCCAGCAGAACCAAACGGCACAACAACTTTCGGTGCAGTGTTTTCAGTCACAACGTTGTTTCACGTCAAATACAAATACAACTTTTGGGTAAAATTAGCAGCAGATACGGGCCGAAGCGTACGGTCCACAGAGAATCCACTTGACACTAAGTCCGTTTTGGCATTACAGTTGAGACATATTCCTTTGGCTCAATGTGAGGCCGGGACCGTCCGGCGGGCACTCTTTCGGGAGACTTCAGTCGTGACCAAAAAAGAAATCGTCAAAGCCATTTCCGAGGAAATTGGGCTGACACAACTGAAGACGAAAGAGATCGTCCAGAAGACCTTCGATGCCATCGTAGAAACCCTAGTCCGCGACGGGCGGATTGAGTTGCGAAACTTTGGTGTTTTCGAGGTCAAGAAACGGGCTGCGCGTAAAGCACGCAATCCGCGGACCGGCGATAAAGTCTTTGTGCCAGAGAAGTTCGTTGTCACGTTCAAACCGGGCAAGGAAATGGAAGAGAAGGTCCTGCAGTTGGAAGTCGAAGCCGCGCAATCGGCTTTGGCGCAACAACATGGGACACAAGCGGCGGGCGGAGAAACACCTCCCAGTACGAATGCGTCGAATACCGAGTCGGGCAACACAAATTCCCTGCCGGGCCAAACGGCCTATCCCAATTCGGTCGCCTCGGTCAGTTCGCACGATTCGCACAACCCGGGCTAGCAAGCCTACTTACAAACATTCAATTCACAATTACACTTTGGCGGTGAGACGAAAATCCCCCCAGTGATTCACAAAACTGGTTTCATCTCAATTACGCCCGCCAACCGCGTCCCTAATTTGACCCAAAACACGAAGACACTTTCATTGGAACACCCACTGGGCCGTTCCGGCAAATGATCGTAACGAGTCGACTAGTGCGGGAATTATCTCCCGTGTTAGCGAAATGGATTTCAGCCGTGATGCTCCATCTGTAGCAAGCACGGAGGTTTTGTGTCATTCAGGAGGTTTGACATGCGGAAGGCAATTCTTGGTGCGGCTGTGGCCGTACTCTTTGTGGTCAGTGTGGGTTGCGTCACCCCGATTTATTCGTCAAGCCCCGACCGTCGGGCCCGCGAGTTGATCTATACGTCGGAAAACTTGCGTCACATTCCGAACACCTGGGAACGTTTTTGGTTTCTGGACATGCCCGACCACACGACACCCTACCGTACGCACGGTGGTGTGCTCTAAGACACGCAGTAGCAAAACGCCCTGCACACTTGCTGTGTGGGCACAACACGGGGCCCCCATTGAATTCACGGGGCCACACAACCGGGCAGAACCGTTCTGGGATTGCCTGATTGTCCGCGGACAACCATGGATCCAACCGGCATTTCGCGCCACCTGCGCGAAGTGCCGGTTTTTTGTGCGCAGACCGAAATCCTCGTGCCACAGCCATCATTGCCGACCCATTCGTTGGTAGCTACGATGAGCAGACATCCGGCAACGTGGGGTGCCATCTCACTTCGCCCCTGCCCTCAAATAAGCCTGTACCAAAATCATCGAAACTCTCGTGCCTCAACTCAGCGTCCAACTCAACCGCCTTAAATTGGCAAATCCGATTCTCGTGGCTTCCGGCACCTTTGGATATGCCCGCGAAATGGCCGCTTTTGTCGATTTCAAACAATTGGGCGGCATCATTCCCAAAACGCTCACAGCTGCGCCGCGAATCGGCAATCCCCCCCCACGGACGGTCGAAGCCTCATCCGGGCTGCTCAACTCCATCGGCCTGGATAATGATGGGATCGACGCCTTTCTCGCCAAGACGTTGGATTATCTTCTCGGCTTAGAGACCGCCATCATCGTGAACATTGCGGGGCGGAATACCGAAGAATTCGTGCAGATGGCTGCCAAGGTTGGGCAGCACAAGCAGGTTGCCGGCTTGGAGTTGAACATCTCCTGCCCCAACGTCAGCGGCGGCGTCGATTTTGGCACCGATCCCCGACTGGCAGCTGAGGTCGTCTCGCAGGTTCGCAATGCGTGTGACTTGCCGGTCATCGCCAAATTGACTCCCAACGTGACGAGCGTCGTGGAAATCGCTCAGGCTGCCGCCGAGGCGGGTGCCGACGCGGTTTCGTTGGTGAACACCTTTCAAGGCATGGCAATCGATTGGCGGCGTCGCAAACCGATTCTGGGAAATGTCATCGGCGGCCTGAGCGGCCCGGCGATTAAGCCGCTGGCGCTGCGGATCATCTGGCAGGTGGCACAAGCCGTCAATGTTCCCATCATCGGCATCGGTGGAATTCAATCGATCGACGACGTCATGGAATTCCTGATCGCCGGAGCATCGGCGGTTCAAATTGGCACGGCAAATTTCTACAATCCAGGACTAGCGCAGCAATTGGTCACCGAATTGACCGAAATTTTGACCGAGCAAAACTGTCAATCTCTCGGCGACATCGTCGGCACATTGCAGATTCCCGCACGTTAAATAGACCGGCACCTAACCATTCTCTCCCCGCCACCGGCAATGCTGGTCGCCGGATTCAAGCATTCACCACCGCACACGATATCGAGACGTAATTCATGCGAGTTCTTTCTGGAATTCAACCGACCGGCCGATTTCATTGGGGCAACTATTTCGGCGCCATCTCCCAATACATCGCCCTGCAAAACAACGATCAAGCGTTCTACTTCATCGCCGACCTGCATGCGCTGACCACGATTCGCGATGCTGAGTTGTTACAGGAGCATACGCACGATGCAGCGGTGGACCTGCTGGCCTTGGGCCTCGATCCCCAACAGGCGACGCTGTTCCTGCAATCGGACGTGCCTGAAGTCACAGAACTGACGTGGTTGCTGATGACGGTCACGCAAATGAGCCTGCTGGAAAAATGCCACGCCTATAAAGACAAAAAGGCGAAGGGTCTGTCAGCCGACGCAGGCCTGTTCACCTATCCGGTCCTGATGGCCGCCGACATTTTGCTGTACGATAGCGATGTGGTCCCCGTCGGAGCCGATCAAGTTCAGCATATCGAAGTCACGCGCGACATCGCGCAGCGATTCAATGTGACCTACGAGACTGAAGCATTGACGCTGCCCACCGGACACACACTCGACGCCACCGCCAAGGTCCCCGGCACGGATGGCGAAAAGATGTCGAAGAGTTACGGCAACACGATCGAGGTCTTCGAAGCGCCCAAGAAAATGCGCAAAAAAGTCATGTCGATCAAAACCGATTCGAAGACGGTTGAAGAACCTAAAGATCCTGAAACGTGTCCGGTGTTCGCTTTGTACCAGCTCTTTGCCGAGGAAGCCCAACAAACCGAACTGGCCGGGCGGTATCGCGCCGGGGGAATGGGTTACGGTGATGCAAAAAAAGCAGTGTACGAAGCAGCCTTGGCCTACTTTGCCGACGCGCGTGAGCGCCGCGAGGAATTGGAGAAAGACCCCGACACGGTCCGCGATATTCTGCGCGACGGCGCAACCGTGGCGCGGGCCAAGGGACAAGAGGTGCTGGAACGTGTGCGATCTGCTTGTGGGCTCAGCGCGCAAAAATGATTGACCCGCCAGCGACTCCTTGACCTGACAAGGGAGATGGACCATGGACAAGCCTCGCGAGTCGGCGACAACAATCGCCGGACGTTTGACGACGTGGCTGATGTTGTGCGTCGTCGCACTGTCGGTGTTGATGGTCGCCGCCGCTTACATACCGTCGCGACTAAAATTACTCGGGCTGTATAGCATCGTCCTAGGCCTAGCCGCCGGTTGGGTGATCGGCCAGATCGCCCGCCAATGCCGTATGCACTATCGTCGCCTATTGCCGCCAGCCGCGCTGCTCATGACCATCATCGCCCTCTCAGGCCAGATCGGCGAAAGCTACCGCTTATGGCGCAATTCAGAACGCGACAGGCTGGATGAGCAATCTCAGGCGGCCTTGATTTTCGACAACCCCGCCTTCGGTGAAACCCCGCCTCCCCCCGATGCATTCGACGACTACCTGACCCTCCGCTTTTCGCCGCTCGCGAAATCTTCTTGGTCCCTATTGCAGTCAGCAGCCAAATGGCCGCGGTTGTTGCTGGGGTTGGAAGTCTTATTGGGCG from the Symmachiella macrocystis genome contains:
- the mobA gene encoding molybdenum cofactor guanylyltransferase, with product MEAETTENVAGIVLCGGESRRMGQSKAWLPFGPEVLLQRVVRVLSTVVSPVVVVAAQGQELPELPAEVIIARDEQPALGPLGGLAAGLRALPASIEAAYAAACDAPLLKPEFVVEIIGRLKYHDIAIPRDGKYHHPLAAVYRRSVEVKVRALIAEHRLRPFFLLESSDVCEIDVEDLRCTDPALDSLRNTNTPEDYQAALAAAGFAMEQQ
- a CDS encoding YkgJ family cysteine cluster protein, with product MVWVSDEELHQIAEFLDEPVGGVKIEHTKLFAGRRTLKDFANGDCTFFDPEKRGCTIYPVRPIQCRTWPFWESNLESEAEWEDLKRECPGAGQGNFFSLEQIEAEAAKIQI
- a CDS encoding HU family DNA-binding protein, whose translation is MTKKEIVKAISEEIGLTQLKTKEIVQKTFDAIVETLVRDGRIELRNFGVFEVKKRAARKARNPRTGDKVFVPEKFVVTFKPGKEMEEKVLQLEVEAAQSALAQQHGTQAAGGETPPSTNASNTESGNTNSLPGQTAYPNSVASVSSHDSHNPG
- a CDS encoding dihydroorotate dehydrogenase translates to MPQLSVQLNRLKLANPILVASGTFGYAREMAAFVDFKQLGGIIPKTLTAAPRIGNPPPRTVEASSGLLNSIGLDNDGIDAFLAKTLDYLLGLETAIIVNIAGRNTEEFVQMAAKVGQHKQVAGLELNISCPNVSGGVDFGTDPRLAAEVVSQVRNACDLPVIAKLTPNVTSVVEIAQAAAEAGADAVSLVNTFQGMAIDWRRRKPILGNVIGGLSGPAIKPLALRIIWQVAQAVNVPIIGIGGIQSIDDVMEFLIAGASAVQIGTANFYNPGLAQQLVTELTEILTEQNCQSLGDIVGTLQIPAR
- the trpS gene encoding tryptophan--tRNA ligase, whose product is MRVLSGIQPTGRFHWGNYFGAISQYIALQNNDQAFYFIADLHALTTIRDAELLQEHTHDAAVDLLALGLDPQQATLFLQSDVPEVTELTWLLMTVTQMSLLEKCHAYKDKKAKGLSADAGLFTYPVLMAADILLYDSDVVPVGADQVQHIEVTRDIAQRFNVTYETEALTLPTGHTLDATAKVPGTDGEKMSKSYGNTIEVFEAPKKMRKKVMSIKTDSKTVEEPKDPETCPVFALYQLFAEEAQQTELAGRYRAGGMGYGDAKKAVYEAALAYFADARERREELEKDPDTVRDILRDGATVARAKGQEVLERVRSACGLSAQK